The following are encoded together in the Numida meleagris isolate 19003 breed g44 Domestic line chromosome 19, NumMel1.0, whole genome shotgun sequence genome:
- the SLC32A1 gene encoding vesicular inhibitory amino acid transporter, translating into MATLLRSKLSNVATSVSNKSQAKMSGMFARMGFQAATDEEAVGFAHCDDLDMEHRQGLQMDILKSEGGEEGGEQPLEGDIHYQRDGTGPLPPSASKDAGVCSELSGQGKPKITAWEAGWNVTNAIQGMFVLGLPYAILHGGYLGLFLIIFAAVVCCYTGKILIACLYEENEDGEIVRVRDSYVDIANACCAPRFPTLGGRIVNVAQIIELVMTCILYVVVSGNLMYNSFPNLPVSQKSWSIIATAVLLPCAFLKNLKAVSKFSLLCTLAHFVINILVIAYCLSRARDWAWDKVKFYIDVKKFPISIGIIVFSYTSQIFLPSLEGNMQNPKEFHCMMNWTHIAACILKGLFALVAYLTWADETKEVITDNLPSTIRAVVNIFLVAKALLSYPLPFFAAVEVLERSLFQDGNRAFFPNCYGGDGRLKSWGLTLRCALVVFTLLMAIYVPHFALLMGLTGSLTGAGLCFLLPSLFHLKLLWRKLLWHHVFFDVAIFVIGGICSVSGFIHSLEGLIEAFRTNAED; encoded by the exons ATGGCCACGCTCCTCCGCAGCAAGCTGTCCAACGTGGCCACCTCGGTGTCCAACAAGTCCCAGGCGAAGATGAGCGGCATGTTCGCCAGGATGGGCTTCCAGGCGGCCACCGACGAGGAAGCGGTGGGCTTCGCTCACTGCGACGACCTGGACATGGAGCACCGGCAGGGGCTGCAGATGGACATCCTCAAGTCCGAAGGCGGCGAGGAGGGAGGCGAGCAGCCCCTGGAGGGGGACATCCACTACCAGCGGGACGGCACCGGGCCGCTGCCGCCCTCCGCCTCCAAGGACGCGGGGGTCTGCTCCGAGCTGTCCGGGCAGGGCAAGCCCAAGATCACAGCGTGGGAGGCGGGCTGGAACGTCACCAACGCCATCCAG GGGATGTTTGTGCTGGGCCTGCCCTATGCTATCCTTCACGGTGGATACCTAGGactctttttaataattttcgCTGCAGTGGTTTGCTGCTACACTGGGAAAATCCTGATTGCCTGTCTTTACGAAGAGAATGAGGATGGGGAGATAGTCAGGGTGAGAGACTCCTACGTGGACATAGCAAACGCGTGCTGTGCGCCCCGCTTCCCCACGCTGGGAGGCAGGATCGTGAATGTGGCTCAGATCATTGAACTGGTCATGACCTGCATCCTCTACGTGGTGGTCAGTGGGAACCTGATGTACAACAGCTTCCCTAACCTGCCCGTCTCCCAGAAGTCGTGGTCCATTATTGCCACAGCCGTTCTCCTGCCTTGCGCGTTCTTGAAGAACCTGAAGGCAGTCTCCAAGTTCAGCTTGCTCTGCACGTTAGCCCACTTTGTGATCAACATCTTGGTGATCGCCTACTGCCTCTCCCGGGCACGCGACTGGGCGTGGGACAAGGTCAAGTTTTACATTGACGTGAAGAAGTTTCCCATCTCCATTGGCATCATTGTCTTCAGCTACACCTCTCAGatctttctgccttccctgGAGGGGAACATGCAGAACCCCAAGGAGTTCCATTGCATGATGAACTGGACGCACATAGCAGCTTGCATCCTTAAGGGACTCTTTGCCTTGGTCGCCTATCTGACCTGGGCTGACGAGACCAAGGAAGTCATCACAGACAACTTGCCATCCACCATTAGGGCAGTAGTCAACATTTTCTTGGTGGCCAAAGCCTTGCTTTCCTATCCATTGCCATTTTTCGCAGCTGTGGAGGTCCTGGAGCGATCCCTTTTCCAGGATGGCAACAGGGCGTTCTTCCCCAACTGCTACGGGGGCGACGGGCGCCTCAAGTCCTGGGGGCTCACCCTCCGGTGTGCCCTGGTGGTGTTCACCCTGCTCATGGCTATCTACGTCCCGCACTTTGCCCTCTTGATGGGTCTCACTGGGAGCCTCACGGGTGCGGGTCTCTGCTTCCTGCTCCCCAGTCTTTTCCACCTCAAGCTCTTGTGGAGGAAGCTCTTGTGGCACCACGTCTTCTTTGACGTCGCCATTTTCGTTATAGGAGGGATCTGCAGTGTCTCCGGGTTCATCCACTCTTTAGAAGGGCTCATAGAGGCCTTTAGAACCAACGCTGAAGACTAA